Proteins encoded by one window of Canis lupus dingo isolate Sandy chromosome 22, ASM325472v2, whole genome shotgun sequence:
- the PCDH20 gene encoding protocadherin-20, producing MGRLSRPRSSRSRSRLPHLFLLFLFVGPFNCLASYSRATELLYSLNEGLPAGVLIGSLAEDLRLVPRAPGRQDQLSQLPERAVAERNPPLSFSLASRGLSGQYVTLDNRSGELHTSAQEIDREALCLEGGGGAAWGGSISISSSPSSDSCLLLLDVLVLPQEYFRFVKVKIAIRDVNDNAPQFPVSQISVWVPENAPINTRLAIEHPAMDPDIGTNGVQTYRLLDYHRMFTLDVEENENGERTPYLIVMGLLDRETQDQYVSIIIAEDGGSPPLLGSATLTIGITDINDNCPLFADSQINVTVFGNATVGTPVAAVQAVDRDLGTNAQITYSYSQKVPQASKDLFHLDETTGVIKLFSKIGGSVLQTHKLTILANGPGCIPAVTTALVTIIKVIFRPPEIVPRYIANEVDGIVYLKELEPINTPIAFFTIRDPEGKYKVNCYLDGEGPFRLSPYKPYNNEYLLETTKLMDYELQQFYEIAVVAWNSEGFHVKKIIKVQLLDDNDNAPVFLQPLLELTIEENNAPNAFLTKLYATDADSGERGQVSYFLGPDAPSYFSLDSVTGILTVSTQLDREEKEKYRYTVRAVDSGKPPRESVATVALTVLDKNDNSPRFINKDFSFFVPENFPGYGEIGVISVTDADAGRNGWVALSVVNQSDIFVIDTGKGMLRAKVSLDREQQSSYTLWVEAVDGGEPALSSTAKITILLLDINDNPPLVLFPQSNMSYLLVLPSTLPGSPVTEVYAVDKDTGMNAVIAYSIIGRRGPRPESFRIDPKTGNITLEEALLQTHYGLHRLLVKVSDHGYPEPLHSTVMVNLFVNDTVSNESYIESLLRKEPEINIEEKEPQISIEPTHRKIESGSCVPTLVALSVISLGSITLVTGMGIYICLRRGKKHHREDENLEVQIPLKGKIDLHMRERKPMAISNI from the exons ATGGGGCGTCTAAGTCGTCCCAGgagcagccgcagccgcagccgcctGCCG CATCTGTTCCTGCTTTTCCTCTTCGTGGGACCCTTCAACTGCCTGGCGAGTTACAGCCGGGCCACGGAGCTTCTGTACAGCCTGAACGAGGGACTGCCGGCGGGGGTGCTCATCGGCAGCCTGGCCGAGGACCTGCGGCTGGTGCCCCGCGCGCCCGGGAGGCAGGACCAGCTGTCGCAGCTGCCCGAGCGCGCGGTCGCGGAGCGCAACCCCCCTCTCTCCTTCAGCCTGGCCTCCCGGGGACTGAGCGGCCAGTACGTGACCCTCGACAACCGCTCCGGGGAGCTGCACACTTCTGCCCAGGAGATCGACCGGGAGGCCCTGTGTCTCGAAGGAGGTGGGGGAGCTGCCTGGGGCGGCAGCatttccatctcctcctccccttcctcggactcttgtcttttgcttttgGATGTACTGGTCCTGCCTCAGGAATACTTTAGGTTTGTCAAGGTGAAGATCGCCATCCGGGACGTCAATGACAATGCCCCGCAGTTCCCCGTTTCCCAGATCTCTGTCTGGGTCCCGGAAAATGCACCTATAAACACCCGGCTCGCCATAGAGCATCCTGCCATGGACCCAGATATAGGCACTAATGGGGTGCAGACCTACCGCTTACTGGACTACCATCGCATGTTCACCCTGGATGTGGAGGAGAACGAGAATGGGGAGCGCACTCCCTACCTCATTGTCATGGGACTATTGGACAGGGAGACCCAGGACCAGTACGTGAGCATCATCATAGCAGAGGATGGTGGGTCTCCACCACTGTTGGGCAGCGCCACCCTCACCATTGGCATAACTGACATTAATGACAATTGCCCTCTCTTCGCTGACTCACAAATCAATGTCACTGTGTTTGGGAATGCTACAGTGGGCACACCGGTCGCAGCTGTCCAGGCTGTGGATAGAGACTTGGGAACCAATGCTCAGATCACCTACTCTTACAGCCAGAAAGTTCCACAAGCGTCCAAGGATTTATTCCATCTGGATGAAACCACCGGAGTCATTAAACTTTTCAGTAAGATTGGGGGAAGTGTTCTGCAAACTCACAAGCTCACCATCCTTGCTAATGGGCCGGGCTGCATCCCTGCTGTGACCACAGCCCTGGTGACCATTATCAAAGTTATTTTCAGACCACCTGAAATTGTTCCTCGTTATATAGCAAATGAGGTAGATGGTATTGTTTACCTGAAAGAACTAGAACCCATTAACACTCCAATTGCATTCTTCACCATAAGAGATCCAGAAGGTAAATACAAGGTGAACTGCTACCTGGACGGTGAAGGACCATTTAGGTTATCACCCTACAAACCATACAATAATGAGTATTTGCTGGAAACCACAAAACTAATGGACTATGAGCTACAGCAGTTCTATGAAATAGCTGTGGTGGCCTGGAACTCTGAGGGATTTCAtgtcaaaaaaattattaaagtgcAACTTTTAGATGACAATGACAATGCTCCTGTTTTCCTTCAACCCTTGCTGGAACTAACTATTGAAGAAAATAATGCACCCAATGCCTTTTTGACTAAGCTGTATGCGACAGATGCTGACAGTGGAGAGAGAGGCCAAGTTTCATATTTCCTGGGACCTGATGCCCCATCATATTTTTCCTTAGACAGTGTCACAGGAATTCTGACAGTTTCCACTCAGCTGGAccgagaagagaaagaaaagtacaggTACACAGTCAGAGCTGTTGACTCTGGAAAGCCACCCAGGGAATCAGTAGCCACTGTGGCTCTCACAGTGTTGGATAAAAATGACAACAGCCCTCGGTTTATCAACAAGGACTTCAGCTTTTTTGTGCCAGAAAACTTTCCAGGGTATGGTGAGATTGGGGTAATTAGTGTAACAGATGCCGATGCCGGACGAAACGGATGGGTTGCCCTCTCGGTGGTGAACCAGAGTGATATTTTTGTCATAGACACAGGAAAGGGCATGCTGAGAGCCAAAGTCTCTTTGGACAGAGAGCAGCAAAGCTCCTATACTTTGTGGGTCGAAGCTGTTGACGGGGGTGAGCCTGCCCTCTCTTCGACTGCAAAAATCACAATTCTGCTTCTTGATATCAATGACAACCctcctcttgttttatttcctcagtCTAACATGTCCTACCTGTTGGTACTGCCTTCTACACTTCCCGGCTCCCCAGTTACAGAGGTCTATGCTGTTGACAAAGACACAGGCATGAATGCTGTCATAGCTTACAGCATCATTGGAAGAAGAGGTCCTCGGCCTGAGTCCTTTAGGATTGACCCTAAAACCGGCAATATTACTTTGGAAGAGGCGCTGCTGCAGACACACTATGGACTCCATCGTTTACTAGTGAAAGTGAGCGATCATGGTTATCCAGAACCTCTCCATTCCACAGTCATGGTGAACCTGTTTGTCAATGACACTGTCAGTAATGAGAGCTACATCGAGAGTCTTTTAAGAAAGGAACCAGAAATTAACATAGAGGAGAAAGAACCACAGATCTCAATAGAACCAACCCATAGGAAAATCGAGTCTGGGTCCTGTGTGCCCACCCTCGTAGCTCTGTCTGTAATAAGCTTGGGTTCTATCACACTTGTAACAGGGATGGGCATATACATCTGTTTAAGGAGGGGGAAAAAGCACCACAGGGAAGACGAAAATTTGGAAGTACAAATTCCACTCAAAGGAAAAATTGACTTGCATATGAGAGAGAGGAAACCAATGGCTATttctaatatttga